A single Anopheles arabiensis isolate DONGOLA chromosome 2, AaraD3, whole genome shotgun sequence DNA region contains:
- the LOC120897570 gene encoding ataxin-2 homolog produces MVIKMIRCNWIVWIGACLLLQAPWLVAADHDPPPGNRPTQLEDIERDNLNSERQVFKKEAIAQQQQQHGASSSQSNNHYTVQIQHHPGSTAGTHSSVKYVTPLPAPTQTLTYSKDHAVPQQYVSIPQQQPPLQFLQQQPQQRVPQVHEAHSTYTVPSRQSLLQPVIGGGAPASPYLTPQPQYVYVQARPQPLPQYAADNSLPQQLLHILPQNSQAYIMIPTPYFQQQQQQQQAPHAPAAPTGPALPSITPPSSPATPHSAQQLAAYVNDPDNHIQTYSHGETGAQSPATGATVQPTAQPDVVYAASSTPAPPRHQSPSAEFSIVKSVEQPVYYSHDLPPLQSNKLPQHGDGSVFQFGGAQVHHPVTGRPFTGHHHHQQFHHHQQPPHQLHYPTYVQPHGHSYAGAQQQLHYPSLAHPNNGILNYFGVQQRPPTSLLDSYVPSSLQLAKTPLYTTKLAPHAYPAVHHGQLHHQQPRPVQFYQQGAVPVYPVNPLHTTILQPAGPAGHGASFPHAQPLALGQLPSGPSATAPGYNTIAYSVPLAFTKTSAQYKRSPALFSVAGFARPSTAGLATTKLQPAKQFA; encoded by the exons ATACGCTGCAATTGGATAGTTTGGATCGGAGCgtgtctgctgctgcaggcACCGTGGCTAGTGGCCGCAGATCACGATCCACCGCCCGGGAACCGGCCGACCCAGCTGGAAGACATCGAGCGGGACAATCTGAACAGCGAGCGGCAGGTGTTCAAAAAGGAAGCGatcgcacagcagcagcagcagcacggagcTAGCTCGAGCCAAAGCAACAATCACTACACCGTGCAGATACAGCACCATCCGGGCAGTACGGCCGGTACGCACAGCTCGGTCAAATACGTGACGCCACTTCCGGCCCCGACCCAGACGCTCACCTACTCGAAAG ATCACGCTGTGCCGCAACAATACGTCAGCattccgcagcagcagccgccgcttcaattcctccagcagcagccacagcaacgAGTGCCACAGGTGCACGAGGCGCATTCCACCTATACGGTGCCGTCCCGTCAGTCACTGCTGCAGCCCGTCATCGGTGGAGGTGCACCGGCCTCCCCGTATCTGACGCCGCAGCCGCAGTACGTGTATGTGCAGGCCCGGCCCCAGCCGCTGCCACAGTATGCGGCCGACAACAGTCTGCCCCAACAGCTGCTACACATCCTGCCACAAAATTCACA aGCTTATATCATGATTCCGACACCATActtccagcaacagcagcagcagcagcaagcaccgCACGCGCCAGCTGCCCCGACCGGGCCAGCCCTGCCATCGATTACACCGCCCTCATCGCCGGCAACGCCCCATTCCGCCCAGCAGCTGGCCGCGTATGTCAACGACCCGGACAATCACATCCAAACCTACTCTCACGGTGAAACTGGAGCACAGTCCCCAGCCACCGGGGCGACGGTCCAGCCTACGGCGCAACCCGATGTCGTATACGCCGCATCCTCTACCCCAGCTCCACCCCGGCATCAATCTCCGTCGGCCGAATTTTCCATCGTGAAGAGCGTGGAGCAGCCGGTCTACTACTCACACGACCTTCCACCGCTCCAATCGAATAAGCTGCCCCAGCACGGCGATGGTTCTGTGTTTCAGTTTGGTGGCGCACAGGTACACCACCCCGTCACCGGCAGACCTTTTACgggccatcaccaccaccagcagtttcatcaccaccaacaaccTCCGCACCAGCTGCACTACCCTACGTACGTACAGCCGCACGGACACTCGTACGCCGGGGCCCAGCAACAGCTTCACTATCCTTCCCTGGCGCATCCGAACAACGGCATCTTGAACTACTTTGGCGTACAGCAGCGGCCACCCACTAGCCTGCTCGACTCGTACGTACCGTCCTCGCTGCAGCTTGCGAAAACGCCACTGTACACCACGAAACTGGCACCCCACGCGTACCCGGCGGTCCATCACGGGCAGCTGCATCACCAGCAGCCACGTCCGGTGCAGTTCTACCAGCAGGGTGCAGTTCCAGTGTACCCGGTGAACCCGCTCCACACGACCATCCTGCAGCCGGCCGGGCCAGCAGGACACGGCGCATCCTTCCCGCACGCGCAACCACTCGCGCTGGGGCAGCTTCCGTCGGGCCCGTCGGCCACCGCCCCCGGGTACAATACGATCGCGTACTCCGTGCCGCTGGCGTTCACGAAAACGTCCGCGCAGTACAAACGCTCACCGGCGCTGTTCAGTGTGGCCGGCTTTGCAAGACCGTCGACGGCCGGTTTGGCCACGACCAAGCTCCAGCCGGCGAAGCAGTTCGCGTGA